Part of the Bacillus rossius redtenbacheri isolate Brsri chromosome 9 unlocalized genomic scaffold, Brsri_v3 Brsri_v3_scf9_2, whole genome shotgun sequence genome is shown below.
acgtggtggcgcccatagttaacatctcgaaatcaccggcaatgcgcgatcagccctcagtCTGAAGTAGctgggcttctgggttgtagcagtgtccttggcgaataattcaccaacggtttggtcgacattgcagtagccatcatcagggagcagttacctactgaggttcttaccagttgtcctgTATTTATATACactcgcctgaggggaaggtagTTCCTAATTGgctgctgtgggccaatcagggACGATTTGCCTGATGTTGGATGTGGggctatgttttgaggatttctaaagagtgggttccatattttgcttaatttgtagacATATTatctattaatgtttgctgggtgttttaagaTTCTcaaatgtatcttttcttgtattgtcggatATTGAatatggtgtggaattggtcgaaatcaatgctgtgtctggtttTCATGGATtgttctgctatagctgatcgtgggttttcatgtttgtagtcactgatgtgttctttaactcttgtgattattcgtctgccagtttGTCCTGTATATACCTTGCCACAGGAACATGGAATCTTGTACACACCGGCTAGGTTTCTAGGTTTTCAGCAGggatatatctctctctctctctctgacatcTGTGAAAGATAAAACCCCTGCCGAAAACCTAGCCGGTGTGTACAAGATTCCATGTTCCTGTGGCAAAGTATATACAGGACaaactggcagacgaataatcACAAGAGTTAAAGAACACATCAGTGAAAACCCATGATCAGCTATagctagggccacgattatatggtgaatcgtgaaatcgcgaaattttcagcgaatttttgtggaaaatgcgaaaaaagcgattttaaagaaaaactgcTAAATAACACAGAAATTACAccatacaagtctcttatattttaatgtgaaacgCTTGATAGTCGACTTGCctgggtcctggttgataagctggaagaatttcctgccttgcatttctacgtgcttcctctaatcagctttaaggcgccgtctggtcagcgtgtgttagtgaagcgggatgaaaagagcgacgctcaatggtagttctagtgctgtaaaacctctaagtgcaaggctctgaactggcgtgcagtcatctcgttgCCGTCAGATAacggtgaaatttgagcggtgaccgtaacattatattgcggaaaaataaagataggtgtaatgcatttccctctgatactttcaagaaatttgtaacgggttttctacacctaaaacttcaaaaacatgccttttagccattttatctcttcTAAATCCTCTTGATCCGATATCAAAATAACCAGTTGGgaattaacaaattcttaaatgcttttcgtaaacactccagtcggatatctagatagtagtttggaaatcgcgtaggtttttcgtggctgtgcgcggcacacgactgtagctGCCATGCATCatgcgccgagaatgttgtccggcaggaagggcgagtatagttcatttgcggtaaaaatgaatacttttacggccctgctaattttttccttttacggccctgctaattttttacattgaagaaattttgaagtttaagtgattttccagcagaaataatagtgcaactaacaaacaaattgtattaaaattattaacggtaaatggctgtcgtgggggcccttaaaaatttttcattttaccagaaatggactatacaaacctggctttcgtcgcacgcAGTTTTTgtgaaggggaggaaggatgttgacagtttcacatgccaaaggacgttgaggaaggagggggagagagagacacgatagtttgtatgcctgggagggatgaaccttgaagtctggacaagggaaggagaggtaagccgtatgacgtaatgcatccgccgcctgtgctgctgccagcctgtctagacgatattcctgcgcccccacttacgttgcacaagctactgctgccgtatttttaagcagcatgtccgatttttttttctcttatacaAACATTAGTACGATTATTATAAacccacacaaaatatatgctgcgtgttaaataatggctttttataagcttttattgtgagttttacaatttttacccctttttgttTTGGTGCCAAAATATCAGATTTGTTTGATGGTTCCTGAGAATGTATTGTACCttttaagagaaaatgtttaaccataacatttaaatgtttaatacatGCGATTCTAAACAACACAATAGGCCCAACTGCTATTTTTTGTCACAATtgtgaaatatattgtgtaaggaccatgaatagcttaaaaaagccatatttttttaaaagacgaaataacaacgaaatgtgtggttttaaatgatgaaatcaggttcaaaataaaaccatataatctcgGCTCTagctatagcagaacactccatggaaaccacacagcattgatttcgaccaattccacaccatatTCAATatccgacaatacaagaaaaaaaacattcgagaatcaatagaaatattaaaatacccagcaaacattaataaAGAAGATGtcaacaaattaagcaaaatatggaacccactctttagaaatcctcaaaacatagctccacatccaacatcagGCAAATCGTccctgattggcccacagcagccaatcaggaagcaccttcccctcaggcgagagtatataaatgcaggacaactggtaagaacctcagtaggtaactgctccctgatgatggctactgcaatGTTGACCAaaccgtcggtgaattatttgtcaaggcaacggctacaacccagaagccaagctacttcggtaCATAGCATTGTTCCTAATGCAGCAACAGTTGGCAGCAGTTGTGTTTCCATCACAAGACACAGTCCCACCGCTGTGTCAGCAGGTTGCTTACATCACACGGTTCCACCATGAATAAAAACAATTTGTACATGAATCATTATGTAATATTGTAGCTCTTGCAACATGATACCTATGATGTTCCCCCTGAACAAGCGAcatacaaaaacataaaaaaaaaagtacattactTTTCATCTCTTGTTCGGCTGCTGTCTCCCATTTAACTTGGGAGTGTTAACTTTGCTAAACTAACAAACTGCAATCTCACCAGACCTGCTGGTGGTGGGGAATAATAAGTCTAGCAAACGAAATTCTCATGAAACACAAACTCTGAAATAAGATCCACTgttaaataaacacaaataaagaaaaataaggtCAATTTAAAAATTTCCACATTAAGTAGAAGCCATACATATTCTACATAAAGTTAGTCGGGCTTAATCCGGACCATGTTCCACTATACAGTAAGTGAATGACTGCTCCGATGGCCGTAATGTTCACGTTGCTGTCCGCGGCAGTGTGCTAGTGTACTTGAGCGAAGGGCAGCTTCACTCGTAGTCTTGTAGCGTTAATGTCGCATATGAAGTAGTGCAGTTGTTGGATGTGCACACTATTAGCCTGGTGCCTCACCCTGAATAAACTCAACATTTACATCAAACAACCCAATAATAAATACTGAACCGTCTCAAGTAGAAGTCCCGCGTGCGGGAGCTATTCCACGGGAGCACACGACCATCTGACGGAGCTCTACGTTATCTTCATGCCGGTGTCGAGCCCCAGCAGCTGCTTCATGAGCTCGTACGTGGTGAAGGACACGGCGGCCATTGGCACGGCGCGCAGGTAGTTGATGGTCATGCCACGGTACAGGCCGCGCAGCACGCCGTGCTGCCTGTAGATCAGCGTGATGGTCTTCACCATGCCGCTCCTGCCGACATTACAACATGTCTACAAAACTGAtgattcaatttaaaattttatatgtgaCTTTACATTGAAaggtttttttcctctctcttttTTATGTTGACATTAAAATTACAGTTTTGATTCTTATGCAATGCCATCACACTCAAATTTAAGCAAAATCCACTTTAATAACTCAAAACATTTGTTCgctattttaaaaatgcaactaCATACTAATGATCATCCATTATAACTAATATTTTATCAAGTTTATTACTTCAGGGCAGAATGTTAATTCTGTGTTGGTGCCGTGATAAGGTGCTACACCATGATGGAGTATTATGAAACACTATTTCGCACTACAAAACATTTCCTTTTGTATTGGCAGTGTTTTGCTGTCACGAAAATTAAGTTGGTAGGTTTTTTTAAGTGTATGTTATGATTGTAGCAATACACCAAATGCCATTAAAGTAAAGTGAGTGAAATGTATTGAAGGCATATATTGGAATCAAACACTACAAGCTAGTAGAAGCTGAAACTAGTAGGTACATACCGTCTGAATGCAAACAAGAATCCAGGTTCGACCGCAGCGGAAACAGACAGACAGTCCAGTTCATGGAAGAAATAAAGAGCAGAACAAAGCACAGCACCAATAAGCAAGCAAGCTTTGTACAACATGCAGACAGCGCAAGAGCCGTGCTGCCGTGCTGCCCGGTCATCTTCGAGCAGCAAGGAGCACGTGATTCGTCACATTTGTGCTCCTACGCAGATGTAATGGAAGACATACTGTCCAAAACTTTTGGCTTACAGGTGAAATTATgagagtataaatatattttactgcaATAGACAATATAGGTAATCTGTTCCTAACAAGGAACTCAAAACTAATGAGATTGAAAATGAAACAAGTAtcgttattaaattttatttgatatttgcTGGGTTTTTTTCTACTCGAGACCTTCTGTTTATTTAGAAAGTAGTTGATTGTAAATGAGGCGGGGCCCTCGGATTGGGGCGGTACCGCCAGGGAGAGGGTAAGGCGAGAGAAGGCAAGTGCCGTACTGAAATGCAGGAATCACTGTGCGATTTTTACTTGGTAAATTTACTTAACATCAAGTTATGAAGTCAAATGTTTAAAGATAAGGATGATTCTCAATCATTTTCATTCATCAACTACAGCATCTACATCATacaactacattaaaaataccctAAGGCAGTATTTGTATTTTTCTAATTAATACTTATAAATTACAAATTAGAACTGCTAGAAGAGCACAAAAATGTACACAAATGCCTACACACAATTAAGTGACGCATCTCTTCCAATTAGGTATTTCTTAATACCAATTTCTCTGCTGTTTATTTAAATCAGCGTCCCGGGAGGTAAGACGCCCACTACCATTCCACTGCTGCAGGGTCTTAGGTTACCAAAccagaaattaaaacaaaaattctatATACACTCATTAGTTGTTACTGCATGCATCCTTGGAGGAGTTATCCACTATGTGTTAGATTACAATTACAATTCCACAATGTGGATATGGTTGAGCTTTCCTTAAGCTATTGTTAAAGTGTGAAGGTAATTATCAGAAGTCCAACCTATTAACAGCCAcaaagataaaaaattacaatattaataatggcagtttctacAATGACAGTGGCAGCATCAAAGTGCGGAGTGTTGTATATCTGTCAGCCAGTTGATGAATTTACATGATGGATCATTGAGAGTACCCCTTCAGTTGCCAAAGAAATGGCACAGCATATGTATTCACTATTTAGGTAAGTAGTTCCCACAACAACCTACTAGTTTACAGGTTTTCCCTGAAATTTACAGATTGTTATGCGCAGGTAACACAAAAATGCAAGTACGATTGAGTCTGTTCTAATATTGTGTGGTTCTTGTTTCACGGAATTCTAATGCAAAttacacgacaaaaaaaaattttgaaactcaACCAATCTTAGCAAATAAATCTCAGAATTTAAAATACACTAACTGTGCATTAAGCCTGTGCAACCATTGGAAACTAGGAAGGTGTTAGTTCTCAAACTTGCCACAGCTGCGGTGCAGGCTCAAGACCCCAGTGACGTGCTTTATGCTGGTTTCTCACTTTCCAATCATTGTCTTACTtgtaaatgcctgcataatttaaatttgtaatttattattccATAAATGTGATCATGTcataaaaactacaaaaaaacatttaatactaaagaacactaataaaaagaaaagaaaattgtaCCAAAACAACAATTCCAACATTTTGATACTTTTTAAGAAAATACGGTAATATACAAATACGTGTTACCAAATAGTTTCATTATTTTCTTGGAATGATAGAAAAAAAGCTGATttgtatttaaaaacacacaatcACCAAGCCCTGTGCACGATGGGAGCACCAGTTGTAGAGTCCGCTAGTATCCAAGAACATGTTGCGCTGAAACTAACAGTGTGatgtagatatttaaaaaaaacctttttaattagtttttaaagtgaaaaGATTATAAAAACCTTATTAAATTAGGTTACCTTCCAGTGATTACCAAATAAAAAAGTTGGTTTTGCCACTAGCGAGCGTTTTGAAAGTAAATGTACAGCACTATGGAAATCATatgtgccaaaaaaaattttaaccctGCTTAATATAAAAGAATATACTAAGAAGAAAATAGTGGATTGTTGGGCACTGACTCTGTTCCAACACTACAACTCTATGACTAACAAAAAGTGATTagtacaaatattattatttacataagtTATGTTAGTACAAATTTGAAGACCTCGATGTTTTCTTCATTAACGTAAGAACCTACTAGATAAGGATAAAAGGATATTACGTACAAGATACCTCACATCTGTGTGAACCCGACAGCAGCTACCAGCGAGGATAAAGGGCTTACCCGTACTTCCTGGTGTCTGGGTTCATCATAGCTAGCTGCATGCGGCGACGCGTCACGTCCAGCGGGTAGGAGAAGCTCTGGGCCACGGCCCCCGCCAGACCTCCGCACAGCAGCTTGGCCGGCAGCAAGAGCACCAGGCCTCCTGCACACCACCTCCGTAACTGCCTCGACTCCACTCGGTGAGAGTGCAGCTGCCTCTCCCAGCCACTCCAACCCTCGTCACTGCCTCGACTCCACTCGGTGAGAGTGCAGCTGCCTCTCCCAGCCACTCCAACCCTCGTCACTATCATGACTCCACTCGGTGAGAGTGCAGCTGCCTCTCCCAGCCACTCCAACCCTCGTCACTGCCTCGACTCCACTCTGTGAGAGTGCAGCTGCCTCTCCCAGCCACTCCAACCCTCGTCACTGCCTCGACTCCACTCTGTGAGAGTGCAGCTGCCTCTCCCAGCCACTCCAACCCTCGTCACTGCCTCGACTCCACTCGGGGAGAGTGCAGCTACCTGTCCCAGCCACTCCAACCCTCGTCACTGCCTCGACGCCACTCGGTGAGTGTTTAGCTACCTCTCCCAGCCACTCCAACCCTCGTCACTGCCTCGACGCCACTCGGCGAGAGTGCAGCTGCCTCTCCCAGCCACTCCAACCCTCGTCACTGCCTCGACGCCACTCGGTGAGTGTTTAGCTACCTCTCCCAGCCACTCCAACCCTCGTCACTGCCTCGACTCCACTCGGGGAGAGTGCAGCTACCTCTCCCAGCCACTCCAACCCTCGTCACTGCCTCGACGCCACTCGGCGAGAGTGCAGCTGCCTCTCCCAGCCACTCCAACCCTCGTCACTGCCTCGACGCCACTCGGCGAGAGTGCAGCTGCCTCTCCCAGCCACTCCAACCCTCGTCACTGCCTCGACGCCACTCGGTGAGTGTTTAGCTACCTCTCCCAGCCACTCCAACCCTCGTCACTGCCTCGACTCCACTCGGGGAGAGTGCAGCTACCTCTCCCAGCCACTCCAACCCTCGTCACTGCCTCGACGCCACTCGGTGAGTGTTTAGCTACCTCTCCCAGCCACTCCAACCCTCGTCACTGCCTCGACGCCACTCGGCGAGTGCAGATGACTCTCCCAGCCACTCCAACCCTCTTCACTGCCTCGACTCCACTCGGGGAGAGTGCAGCTACCTCTCCCAGCCACTCCAACCCTCGTCACTGCCTCGACTCCACTCGGTGAGTGTTTAGCTACCTCTCCCAGCCACTCCAACCCTCTTCACTGCCTCGACTCCACTCGGTGAGAGTGCAGCTCCCTCTCCCAGCCACTCCAACCCTCTTCACTGCCTCGACTCCACTCGGTGAGAGTGGTGCTGCCTCTCCCAGCCACTCCAACCCTCGTCACTGCCTCAACTCCACTCGGTGAGAGTGCTGCTGCCTCTCCCAGCCACTCCAACCCTCGTCACTGCCTCGACTCCACTCGGTGAGAGTGCAGCTGCCTCTCCCAGCCCCTCCAACCCTCTTCACTGCCTCAACTCCACTCGGTGAGAGTGCAGCTACCTCTCCCAGTCATTCCAACCCTCGTCACTGCCTCGTCTCCACTCGGTGAGAGTGCAGCTACCTCTCCCAGTCATTCCAAGGTTCATGACTAGTACAGCTAGTAAGCAATTACAAAACCACATCTTCCAACACACAGTAATTACTAGCTATATACACACCTTCGTTATATTACTGTCCTAATATACTATTTTATCCGGAGCTtctattcttttttttatatcatatttAAGAAAAAGAATTCCTTTATTATATTAACAATTCCAGTATTTATGCTAGAAAGATTAAATATGTGCCATATCTACGCTatataatattttagttatttgctgtgcttttcgaaattttgtgaAGTTGATTTGACTCAAAATAAATATTGCTTGAATATGCTTTACAACACTATAATGTCCTATGCCATCTTGGTTGGTCTACAGTGATTGCTGTCTGCATTCTGTACCATGTTTTTTAGTGCTTTCTCAGCATGCTCCTGTTTCCCGACGAAGTACTTAATACTGCACATGATCACACTTCCACTCTTCATTAGTTTCGAAGGTGGACTATCCCATTCCATTACACTAGCTTTATACTGATtacaactatttttaaaatatgtacattttcaaacaaattataaattcCCACAGAAACGTCTCACTTCAAGTTGGCAGTGCTGCAACGTCTCTGTGTAAGAGCACTCCACCTTCTGCCGGTCTCGTCAGGATACCGGGCAGCAGTGACAATGAAAACCATCAAGAACCCTCAGTATCGTGTATAAAGCACGTATGTGCAAATACTAGCTCGCTAAAACCTTTTAAATGTGAATGGGATCCCGAAACTCTGGATAAAAGTCGGAAAGTACACCACTTCTGAACtttgagaaaataattatttttaatactaaataagtctggtaaattaaattttatattataaaaacatattgtTACATTTTTGTCACCGTCTAAGTGACATAACAAACAGAGACTTTTCACATGTATTGACCAGACTGGCACAAGATATCGGAGAGCAAGGCGGGCAAGAGGTTCGGTCTGGATCCTGAGTTCAGGATCAGTGGATCCCAAGTGACTCCTGTGCATGTTGGGCCACTTCCTTCAATATGACGTGTTAGCTTCTCTCTTGCGTGCGTCTATGGCCTCACTGTCTACCACATCTATCAGCTATGACACCGAATTACAACTATTATTCAACTTGCTCTTCATAACACTGTTTTCCTGACTAGAAATAATAAAcagtagaaaataaaaaaaattatcaacaataCGATAAAGAACTAACATGTAATTATTACCTTTGTAACATTTACGAGGCTTACCTGCAATGTttcatttcgtgttttttcctttttatatatatttacgtaTCAGCGAACTTTTGAAAGTAAAATAGccagtgttttaaataaactcatTTTTTGGCAGCATGATAAGAAGCAATGACCGCAGACTGCTGCAGGAGTGGACCGGCACCTGTGTTGCGCGGGCACGGCCCACAGGTGTGGCCGGGCAGGTACTTCATGCACAGGAACTTGAGGTTCTCGAAGCAGTAGAAGGACAGCCCTGCGTACGGCACCATGCCGCACAGCGTGGGCACGAAGCCCTGGTACAGCGCGCGGATGCCTCCTTCCTGCGCACACCAGCACGTTGGAGGCGGGGCGACGCGACTGCCCGACTCTCGCCCGAACTAGTGGAGCGACGGCACGCACCTGCTTGAACATGGTGACGGCAGCGTGCAGGATGCCCGTGTAGACGTGCTCGCCCGTCACCTGGAAGGCCAGGCGCGCCCGGATCGTGTCCAGGGGGTACGTGAGCAGCACGGCAGTCACCCCCGCCCCCGCCCCGGACAGGAACTTGGCCGCGTGCGAGTTGCTGCCCAGCAGGTTGGTGAACAGCTGCAACCACAGCCACGCCTTGCAACCTCCGACGTTCCTCTCCTCTTCGTGGCCAAGCCACACTCACATTTACCACATTTCCGCACAAACAATGgaatgaaaaataagaaaatacacTAACATGTTTTGCGTGTTGTGTGTTGGACATGTATGAGCCTCAGCTGAGATTAGATAAGAAGCTAAGCCGACCGCCCAGGGAGAGAAGGCAGCAGAAGGGTTTGTTGTCCCTACACTTGCCACGGCACCGCTTAGCTCCAGCCGGCGTTACGGCCATGCGTGGGTCTAACATCTATCAACATGGAGTCACCAGAGAGGGTGACGCGACGTGCCAGCCACCGACGTGAAGTGGAGAAGGAATCACCCACAGGCCAATGGCAACGGCCACTTGGACGAAGCTGGCCTGACCCCGTCTCAGGAACCAGGGATCTGACACGGACCCCGCCCCCAAGGAGGAAGGCTCAAAGGACATGTTTCGACAGAAAATAACGACTCAAACATCAAAGGAACGTTCAATATAAACGTTGAGAAATAAGtgatttaaattacaaattactaTGTTAGTGAAGTTTCACTAAACGACACATCATGATCGTACCATTTGTTTGTTTGGGTAGATGGAAAATGAATGAACAAAGTAAAAATTTGACATTaccaaaagaaaatttttcagAAATATATTTTAGGGAGGATTTAATTAGGAGTAATTTTCTTCAATGGACTGCTACAATGTAGCCGAATATGCTACAAGAGGAAAGAAATCATCCCATTTGACCATATATTGAAAACTTCAAGTAATGAACCTAGAATCCACCTTCTGAACGTGACCTGCTAAACAAATGTTATTtgaataataatgttaaaatttgacATTATAcaagtaattaattaaactttattccattacaaaatataattaaagcCACAGTTTTATTTTCACAAATGTACGCTATATTCAATAATTAGTGTAGGTTGCATCAAGAAACAAATGCAAGTTTTTATTGTGATTACGTTGTATAAatggaatttttatattataataataataataataagggcAATAGTTCCAATCAACTGTTCATGACTTCAATATCAGAGCTCATTAGTCATTACTATCAGTGATGCACTCGTGCTAGGCCGGGTGACATCCGCCATATTGGCTCTTCCTCTTCCTGCACATATGCCTCaacattgtaatttatttacacaATTCTCTGTAACTGTCACACAGTTATTAatcatgaacatttttaaaactataaatattggtttaaaaaattaatttgttctgcattaaattaattttatttgattcaAAATGATTAATGTGTGTGTCCAATATCTGCTCTCAAAAGCAGAACTGAACATTCGAGAAACATGACTATTACTCGTAGTGCCgtgtaaatatataaaacttgTTATCATGGTGCTTCATAAACATTACTTGGATACAAGCACAACAGCGCAATGAGCACCAACCTTCTTGTACAGCTCGAAGGCTGTGAACTGCGTCGCTCCGTACGGGAATATGCGCACCATCTGGGCGCCGTTCCCTTTGTAGAGCGCGAAGAACTTCTCGCGGTGCACTATCTCCCTCAAGCCGCCGAACACCCCTGCACACGCACTTGTCGACTGCCTCAACGCAATCACTGCAGTGCTGTCACACTCTACCAATGTGACTAGCACAGCCAAGTTTGTTTCACAAGTTGGATCACTGGAGTTTCCATCAACGTACCTTTCTATTAGCCATTATCACCCCTGGTCACCGGTGCCACTACACTAAAATTATTTCTGGCTTtgaaaaaacataatttagttttaattgattaattttcaCCCTAATTGTAAGTAACAAGatctatattttttaaagttcatAAACGGTTAGGAGATCGTTACTAGTAACAGAATACATATTTGAAATACAGGTATTTTTATTAGATgttaaagattttatatttaaatataaatgtggATATTATGGCGACATGAACTGGGTTTAAAGATGGCGGGGTGACGCCGAGGAGTGGAGTCGCCCTGGGCCTGCGGACTGAATtttgttgtgcaagtaataagtaaaaaaaaaaaaaaaaaaatttacgcgagttcctactgttcatcctttgttccggtttgttagttcaggtcagttacattataaatactttaaaaataaacaaccattaaaattaattcatattatttttaatgtccgcttagtttgaaagtatttataatgtaactgacctgacgtaatcgaccattttaattaattaggcattcacgaacacacggcaaaataaaaaacaaattgcataggtcgaatgattgcacaggtcttgtattgcaaaataagaacagcgatatctcctaaagtatttggaatttcttatctccgccgggtttaatgaaaagaggaagttaaaaagcatataataaaagtattttcggatttttaacattttttttcgcaaataccgctcaactacatatttaccttaagtttttacataaaaacttatacttaagatttatgaatttaattttacattgtaATGGAACAAAATATTAGGGTGAATTTCACTGCATTTCAAGTCTTGCCTTGCATTCCGCTATTTTTAGTATATTAACTTCCATTTGTGTGTTATTTCTGTTTCATTGCTGTTCACGATATAACCCTTGCCTGTGCGTACCAGTCTGCACGGCACGACACCCGCCGCGGGCTGGAGGGGTCGGAGGGGCCGGAGAGCGGGGCACTCACCCAGGTGCTGGTAGTGCTTGTTGTGGGCCTGCAGCAGGATCTTGATGCGGTCCAGCGGGGCCACCGCTGTCTTGGAGCACATCCCCGCCACGCCTGCACACACGCACGTGTTCCGAGCACACAACAAACCCTTAGACATTTCCCCACTGTGCGCTCTATGCTATCCAACCACTTACCAGCATTTACAACACTGCAATTCAAACCAGAATAAATTTGTGAATTCTACAAACTGCAGTGTACATACCATAGCTCCagttgtttaaaacaaaaaaacattacacaAGTGTTACATACTGTAAGCCTATTTTggagataaagatgactgttacAAATAGCTCGCCTAAGCAAGATGCAAATGTTAAATGTCCAATTAAATAATAAGCTAGTTTCAAGTATTTCGTCATAGTGGGCATTAAGTTTATTCACTTTGTGTTGTTTTGCAATTGAAGGCTGCCAGCTGTATAATGTTTGAGATGATTAGTGTAAGACCCGATGTTTAAAGTTAATTTGTATATTTCATACACAAATACACTGAATAGTAGTAGCACTCCCTTCCgctgaagattttttttaaaaaaaatcacactgtagttggaattatttgtaaataataataataagagttGA
Proteins encoded:
- the LOC134542775 gene encoding solute carrier family 25 member 16-like — protein: MAVKAEHKSSLELVLKSILAGGVAGMCSKTAVAPLDRIKILLQAHNKHYQHLGVFGGLREIVHREKFFALYKGNGAQMVRIFPYGATQFTAFELYKKLFTNLLGSNSHAAKFLSGAGAGVTAVLLTYPLDTIRARLAFQVTGEHVYTGILHAAVTMFKQEGGIRALYQGFVPTLCGMVPYAGLSFYCFENLKFLCMKYLPGHTCGPCPRNTGGLVLLLPAKLLCGGLAGAVAQSFSYPLDVTRRRMQLAMMNPDTRKYGSGMVKTITLIYRQHGVLRGLYRGMTINYLRAVPMAAVSFTTYELMKQLLGLDTGMKIT